The following are encoded together in the Acidobacteriota bacterium genome:
- a CDS encoding c-type cytochrome, translating to MITGRTIGAGFLAMVMMAGAGSTITLAQAKKKAAAKAAAGPVPTAAEIESAEEIFKTKCAVCHTLDGNSPIPNMNFVDGVWLHGSSVKELMNTITNGVSGTAMMPFKGQFTEGEVAALARKVRSFDTKLK from the coding sequence ATGATCACGGGACGGACGATTGGCGCCGGGTTCCTGGCGATGGTGATGATGGCGGGCGCGGGCAGCACGATCACGCTCGCCCAGGCGAAGAAGAAGGCGGCGGCCAAGGCCGCCGCAGGCCCGGTCCCTACCGCGGCGGAGATCGAATCGGCCGAGGAGATCTTCAAGACCAAGTGCGCCGTCTGTCACACGCTGGACGGCAACTCGCCCATCCCGAACATGAACTTCGTCGATGGCGTGTGGCTCCACGGCTCGTCGGTCAAGGAGCTGATGAACACCATCACGAACGGCGTCTCCGGCACCGCGATGATGCCGTTCAAGGGCCAGTTCACCGAGGGCGAAGTGGCCGCCCTCGCCCGAAAAGTCCGAAGCTTCGATACGAAACTGAAGTAG